The stretch of DNA AAGTCACTCCGATCGCCAAAAAATTGATGGTCTTTATGAGTGTATTTTGTGCGCTTGTTGTCAGACATCATGTCCTAGCTATTGGTGGAATGGTGATCGTTATTTGGGACCAGCTATTTTGCTTCAAGCGTATCGCTGGATTGCTGATTCGCGTGATGAGATGTGCGGAGAACGTCTTGATAATCTGGAAGATCCTTTTCGACTTTATCGGTGCCATACGATTATGAATTGTACGCAAACTTGTCCAAAGGGGTTAAATCCAGCTAAGGCAATTGCTGAGATTAAAAAACTTATGGTTGAACGCCGTCTTTAAAAAATTATTCGTTAATGGGGTAACGTGAGAGATCGGAAGGCATACATGCTTTTTGCATTCTTTGAGATGACGTGTGGGGTTCTATCTATAAAAGTTTATTAGCTTTTAAAAAGGGATGTCTCTTGCTTTGAGAACAATAGATATTTTATTGTATTGATCTGCTCAAAATCACTTAGTCATTGCTGTATAGGTTGTGTAAGTCTTTATGTGGGAAGTTGCTCTGATAGTTGCAAAGTGATTTGCAACATTGCGGAATTGTGCTGAGAAAAAGTACTAAAATAGGATTGGTTTGCATTAAAAAGTAGTAAAATGTGTTTTAAGTTATTTTCAGCTCTAAAGTTTGATTGCTACAAAGGGTAGAAGTAATTTTTACAGAAATTTTCTGTGCTGGAGTGTTTATCCTCTCGTAATTTTTTGTTTTTAGCATAACAAGGTATATTTCCAAAAAATAAATGAAAAAATTTATTGAAAGCTATGGAATCTTCGTATGTGATTTAGTTTTTTTCTTTGGACTGTGTAGTTATCATCAACTTTTCACCCTGTTGTAAGAGCGTAAAAAGTTTACCAGAGAGATAGGGGGGAGGGAAAAGCTTGTTTCAAAAGATTAAAATAAATAGCCGTAACAATTTGTTACGGCTATCATTGTCTGTGTAATATTATTGAGAATAAAATTTCACTTAAACTATCTTTGATTTAGAAAAAATTGGATCGTAAAAGACTTCAGAAAGCTTTCTATCTTTGAAGAACAATACTACATCCACTGTAGTGTAAAGCACTACCTTTATCATTTCTAGTTCGAGTTGACGGCCAACCTCTGATCTTTTGATCAATGTGGCACATCGTTCGAATGTTTGCAAAGCATTGTTGGCGTGTGTAGTTGTAATGGATCCTGGATGCCCAGTATTCAATGAATTGAGATATTCCCAAGCTTCATTGCCACGCAGTTCCGCAAGAAAAATGCGGTCAGGCGATTGACGTAAACATGCATCTAGGCACTCTTCAGCGGAAACACGGCCTGCTCCGTTACCATAAAGCATATGTACATGGTTTGGATGATTCGGTAAAAAAAGTTCATGAACATCCTCAATCGTGATAATACGCTCTTCTACGGGTACTTTTTCAATTAAGGAGCGAGCAAATGTTGTTTTACCCGATCCTGTTTTGCCTGCGATAATGATATTGCGTTTATGAAGTACGCATTCTTTCAAAAATTCAAGAACTTTTCTATCACGTTTGAGGCGCAGGAGTTGAACTTCAAATGGCTCTAATCGTGTGAAATCCTGCTGTGATAACAAATTATTTGCTTCTTTCTCAGTAGGCTTATTGAAGCTTACATCGGCAAAATCATTAAATGCACCTTCTTCATTGAATTCCTCTAGCGTTTTAACTGTAAGGGAATGCTTACGAATCATAAAGGAGAGCGTGCCATCGATAACAGCTGGTGTTTGTACAATTGTACCGCGCTGTCCTCCGGGTAAGCGCACATAATTAACACTTCTGGGAGCCATACCATTATAAACGATAATGGCTGTGATAAGCGTTTGCAAAAAAGTAGCTGTTAACTCTGGCACGCTATGTACTTGCCAACCCTCAAAGCTCTTTATCCACACTTCACAGGGGCGGCAAATCGATAATTCAGTAATTTTCGGATCTTCTAAGAAATGATCAAGCGGTTGCAGAAGTTGTGCAACTGCTTGATCTTTCTGTATTTGGTTAGCGTGTAACGAGGCTGTAGACATCACTGAAATCCAAATCTCGAGCAACAAAAATACTTATCCGCTCGCCCTGGTTCTTGTAAAGTGTTGGTGTAATATTTATGGAGTTTTGAATAACGTCGGTAACTACCGATTCAGCATTCTGTATACCTTGAGATTGTGTTTTTTCCTTATCTTTACTTCCTCGCCCAATTTTATCTTTTACCCAGTCTCCTAAGTCACCAATTATACTCACCATGATTGCTCCACCGAATCGTTCCCAAAAATGTCTGTCAATCCAACCACCAATGCCGGCTTCTCCAAGAGGGCCAGTGCCGGGTGAATCAAGGTTAACGATAACACCAGAAGGTGTTTCAATACGCGACCATTGTACAAAGACGCGCGTTTGTCCCTGTTGTAGGCCACTTTGATAGAAACCGACGACTTTAGAACCACGATCTAACAAAACAACGCGACCGCTTGTGGAATAAATATCACGTGTTAAATGACATGTTGTCATTCCCGGCTGTGATGTGATAATCTTAGTTTCTAGTACGCAATCTATCTGCGTTCCTTGGGTAATCAAGAGATCACGATTATGAAGTTGAACCGCGCGTGATTGGCCTAATCGTACAGGTTGTAGCTGGTCGAATAATATGCCATTACTTCTGTCGTTTGCAGATGCATTCCCTTTTGAACGCTCTGTAGAGCTTTCGCTACTACCACCATTGTTAAGACCAGAACTGAACATACGCTTGCGCGCTAATTCTTCAGAATCTTTAATCAAATGTGGTGGAATCGTCGTTTGAAGTAGCTTGGCCCAAGCAGGTGGAAGCTCTTGTATTGAGTCTTCTGTTTCTGTTACTTTCTCAACTTCTTCTACAACTTTCGGTTCTTCTATGACTTTAGGGGTATAGCTTGGTATAATTTGTTGTACCGTCTGTTGAGGTTTTTCTTCCTCAACTTCTATGCTATTACGCATTTTTAGAGCTTTCCAAGTCAGAGCAATCGGTACGGCTACGATGACAATGATTCCTACCATCAATAATGCACGTGCACCAGGAATTGTTGGACGGGGTTCTGAACCTAGTTCGGAGCTACCATACGCACCTTCAATATGCTTTGGTTCGGTGTAATCCAGTGTCGCGCTTTTGCTGATTTCATCTCCTTTCTTATTGTCGAACATCACTTTCCTCCTTCTTTATTAATTCGGTGAACTACCGAGGATATTGTTCCAGTTGTATTTGGTATACCATTGGGGTCGTAGGCTTCATTGAAAACAGCCAAAGCACGTTTGCCAAGCCGTATAAGCCACTTGGGATTAACCTTATGAACAGCGATAATATCATTGGAATTTCCTACAACAGTACGCGGTATTAAGCTTTCATTGCCTTCGGCATCTACTACGTAAATTGATGGCATATCCATGTTAGCGGGAAATTTAAAATAGGTAATACGTCCATTATCCCAAGCGTTGATCGGAGCAATGTCTTGGTTGCCGCTCATAGTATAGCTAAGGTTATAACCTTTTACGCTTTGATGAAAACCACGCTCAATGGCAAGACGTTGGCTGTTCTCATGTAATTTTTGGGTATTTGTATCGGGATAATGAAAAGCTAATTCATAAGTAGATCCAGCACGATCATTTCGAAACTGTAGTCGGAATTTGTAGCTACGTTTATCGGTTACAACGATGAGATTTGTATTGGCAAGTTCTGCTTTTGGTTTAATAAAAATATGCCGCCCTTTATGAGCAAAGGCATAGGCTTCTGAATCACCAAAGGCATGAGTGATATAATGTTCACCTTCTTCAAGAATGATATGTGTTGCCACACCAAGAACTGTTTCAATTTGAACCACATCGGCTTCGTTATATGTTATATAGCGAATGCGATGATCATATTGTGAATTCGATGGGCTTTTGAGTGCCTGCACAGGTACTGTATAAAAAGAAGAAAACGAAGACAGTAGAACGAAGAATGTAAGTTTTTTCATAACAATCAATTCCTTAATCATTCAACAATATTTCCGGGTCAGAACGGTAACTTGTCACTTGAAAACCGAGGGGGTTAAGCAATCGATCAGATGATTTCATGGGTGCACCAATATAGGTGTAGCTAATTGTTGCTATCTGGTGCTGCTTGGGTCCAGTAGTAGCACCGTTGCTGTCAAGTTGCTGAGTCGTAAAACGTACAGTTGCTTGACCGAGTCCATTAGGCTGGATTGATCGTACTTTAACTGTGATACGTGCTTTGTTGGAAAGCACTTTATCCCGTGCATTTTCTCCATCATAGATTTTATAATATTCTTGTTGAACAGATGCCGCACTTAAAAGTGCTGTTGTGTCGTAGTTTAGTTGAATGGTATCATAGTCGTAAGTTTCGCGGTTAAGCACATATTGATTGAGCCAATATCTGTCCACAACTTCACCGTAGCTGGTTTCATGCTCACGCATTACAGAAATAACATCAACAGCACCCGTAGTATTATCAACGCGCAATACTAAGGGAGTTGGTGCTGGTTGAGAAAATCCAACGACTCCACATATCATACCGAATAAGCCAAAAAGACCAAGAGTACTCGCTACACGCCATGCCGTTCTACGCGATCTTATAAATTCATTTATGAGATCACGTTCTAAACCTCGACTTTCTTCGTAATAACTGCTGAGTTGTTCAGCTTTCACTGGTTTTGCTTGTTTTGTTTTCATATGTCTCCTCGCTTGATTTCGGCAGGGATTGTTTTATTAATAGGTACACGGTTCCAATTACTTGGTTGCTTTGGCTTTGGTGCTAATACACAAGCTGATAAAAGGTTTGTAATCAGAATTATAAGAATGATAGATTTCATTTTAATATGACTCTTTTTACTGTTGTATCCATTCTGATATTTATTATCATTATTATAATTTTGACACTAAAGTAAAGTGTATAGTTTGCGATAATTGATCTTTTCTTAATTTCATTTTTAAATTTATGAAAATAGCCCAATTTCAGTGCGAATATTTTTTACTGTAGGATTGGATATCCTCGTTATTTTGTCATATGGATATTAGGGGCGTCTGTTAGGGGAAGCATTGCTTTTTATATCATCTAGTTTCTATGTCTCCATAGATGTCCAAATGTAATTCCTTTTGCGAGAGAATTGGCAACACTTGATAGTTTGAGTAAAAGCGTGATGGATATAATGGACAAGATGAGAGCACCCCCAAACATGGCGCTTATATTCTGGTCGTAATCGAGTCTCATATCTCTCAAATAGTTTACAAAGATATGCATCATCAGATTAAATACAGTCGCTAAGAGTAGAAAGAGGATTGTATAATTGATGATTTGGATTATCCATTGCTCGAAAAGGCGATGAGTTGGTTGCCAGAGCAAAGCAATGATGAAGAGAGGTCCCCATCCTACGAGAAGTGTAATAGCGATTTTTGTTAGGAGCACGAGACCACCACCGATTGCTACTACGAGGCTTGTTGCTAGCAAGATGATGATGCCTAAGAGACTGTAAAGCAGTCCATTGGCTTCGAAGAAGACGGTTTCTTGGAAAAGACGTCCTGCATATTGAAATCCTTTGGTTGCTGCTGTGTCCAGTAGATTCATTAATTGTGTATCATTAAGTGGATCTGTTATGAGCGCTTTTGATAACTCATAGGGCATTTGTGTTATCAAATTGGCAATTTCACTTTGATACAGTCCTGCGGTAAGAGCTATTGAGGTAATAATACTTATCCGTAGGAACCGATTTACAAATCCGGAGAGAGGCATATCTATAGCGCCCCGAATGATGAGCCATCCATAGATGATGAAAGCGATTGTGATACCGATTGATACAAAGGGTGTGATTGTAGCTATTGTTTTTGAGGAAATATCTGTGACATATGTTTTTGTTATCTGATCAATTTTATTGAAAAGTTGCGTGAACACTGTAAAGTCCATGGAATTCCTCTTTAACGAATTTTCAATTTTTTATCACCTTGAAACATTACCTAAGTATTTTCACTACGTTATCTTGGCTTTGAGAAAACCCTTCTGCCCCTCTGAATTGTTCAGATAGTACTGAACCTTCTACATTGGCTTTTGTTTTCATGAAAAAAAGCAAATGTTGTAAAGGGCTTTATTGGTTAGATCTTATTTTAGGTATACCTTTGTGGTGAGAGGCTACAGTTTTTCCATATAATTTACGTTTTTGTATTTCGATAAGATTCTCTTCGTCTTCGCTTAAATTTCTGACCATTTGTAGCTTTGTATATTCATTTTGGATCATGGATGACATGGTCTTAATGCGTGTTTGCAACTCGAAAACTTCTTTGAGATCTTTTGTTTTATTTATCTTATCTAAAAAATCGTCTATTTGTTTAAAGCGGTTCTCTGCGTCTTGGAAAGTTTGAAAACTTACAGCTTTATCGACAATTCCACTATATTTAAGACGCGTATTAATTATTTCGCGCATCCTATGATACGGCAAGTTCTGGAAGCTGTACCTTTTTTCTTCGAGAATAATGTCACGAAAAAATTTTTTAAATTCCCCAACACCACTCATGACTTGGTAGTTTGTCTGTGCTTTTGGGTAGACAGAAGGCAAAAATTCTAAGAAATAATGAAAACTCTCTCTTGCCATTGGTGTTGATGTGTCATTTCCTATTATAGACTGATGGATTTTTTTCGTATTTTCAATCTGGTTTTCGGTTGCTATAATTTGTTGTTTTAACAAATTAATAATTTCCAGATATTCTGCTTTTGAAAAAGGAATTTGAACAGCTGAGCCTTGAGTCCCAGAACCCCAACTAAAGTTAGACGTTAGAGTTAAATTTATCATTCCCAAAAGGGTAATCATTCCTGTTATAATAAATCGCTTTTTCATATGTCTCCTCGCTTGATTTCGGCAGGGATTGTTTTATTAATAGGTACACGGTTCCAATTACTTGGTTGCTTTGGCTTTGGTGCTAATACACAAGCTGATAAAAGGTTTGTAATCAGAATTATAAGAATGATAGATTTCATTTTAATATGACTCTTTTTACTGTTGTATCCATTCTGATATTTATTATCATTATTATAATTTTGACACTAAAGTAAAGTGTATAGTTTGCGATAATTGATCTTTTCTTAATTTCATTTTTAAATTTATGAAAATAGCCCAATTTCAGTGCGAATATTTTTTACTGTAGGATTGGATATCCTCGTTATTTTGTCATATGGATATTAGGGGCGTCTGTTAGGGGAAGCATTGCTTTTTATATCATCTAGTTTCTATGTCTCCATAGATGTCCAAATGTAATTCCTTTTGCGAGAGAATTGGCAACACTTGATAGTTTGAGTAAAAGCGTGATGGATATAATGGACAAGATGAGAGCACCCCCAAACATGGCGCTTATATTCTGGTCGTAATCGAGTCTCATATCTCTCAAATAGTTTACAAAGATATGCATCATCAGATTAAATACAGTCGCTAAGAGTAGAAAGAGGATTGTATAATTGATGATTTGGATTATCCATTGCTCGAAAAGGCGATGAGTTGGTTGCCAGAGCAAAGCAATGATGAAGAGAGGTCCCCATCCTACGAGAAGTGTAATAGCGATTTTTGTTAGGAGCACGAGACCACCACCGATTGCTACTACGAGGCTTGTTGCTAGCAAGATGATGATGCCTAAGAGACTGTAAAGCAGTCCATTGGCTTCGAAGAAGACGGTTTCTTGGAAAAGACGTCCTGCATATTGAAATCCTTTGGTTGCTGCTGTGTCCAGTAGATTCATTAATTGTGTATCATTAAGTGGATCTGTTATGAGCGCTTTTGATAACTCATAGGGCATTTGTGTTATCAAATTGGCAATTTCACTTTGATACAGTCCTGCGGTAAGAGCTATTGAGGTAATAATACTTATCCGTAGGAACCGATTTACAAATCCGGAGAGAGGCATATCTATAGCGCCCCGAATGATGAGCCATCCATAGATGATGAAAGCGATTGTGATACCGATTGATACAAAGGGTGTGATTGTGGCTATTGTTTTTGAGGAAATATCTGTGACATATGTTTTTGTTATCTGATCAATTTTATTGAAAAGTTGCGTGAACACTGTAAAGTCCATGGAATTCCTCTTTAACGAATTTTCAATTTTTTATCACCTTGAAACATAGATACATGCTAAACGCTTCATTTTCATTTATACATTACCTAAGTATTTTCACTACGTTATCGTGGCTTTGAGAAAACCCTTCTGCCCCTCTGAATTGTTCAGATAGTACTGAATCTTCTACATTGGCTTTTGTTTTTATCGTATGATAGGCATCCCTTTTTTTTCATGGTTAAAAATTTTCATATCAAGTTCGCGTCTTTTCCTTTTGATAAGTGATTGCTCAGCCTTACGTAAATGCGTTATCATTTGTATCGTTATAGATTCATTTTGGATCATGGCTAATGAAGCATCGATATGTGCTTGAAGATCTGCAATATCTTTCAGGTTTTCTTTTGTTTGAAGTTCATTAAATATATTTTTGAGGTATTTAAAACGATTTTCTATTTTTTCAAAAGTTTTCAAAGTCATAGCTTTATATAGTAACGAGAAAAATTCTAAACGATCAAAAAGCAACTTGCCCATTTTATCAAAAGGCTCAGAAATTTTGTTTTCGTCCTCCAATACCTTTTGATATGATTCCCTTGAAAGCTTATCACTTTTATAGAGCGATTCTGGCTCTTTGAAAAAAAAACTAGAAAAGTCTATTTTTTTAGGTGCAGTTTTCTGACTATTTGTTATAGCTTGATAGGTTTTTTCTGTTTGCGAAAGTTGTTCTTTTTTTAACGCAAGCTGTTTTTTTAAGAGCTCAATAATTTCCCCCTTTTTTAATAGGTTAATAATCTCCAGATATTCTGCTGATGGAGCAGGTGGTGGGGGTGAAGCAGGTTGTGGCGGTGAAGCAGGTTGTGGCGGTGAAGCAGGTTGTGGCGGTGGAGCAGGTTGTGGCGGTGGAGCAGATGATTGCAATTTTGAACATTTTTCTAGGATTCCAGTGCTGTCTTTTCCAGTTGTTCTCTTTTCAAATTCTGCAGATGACACTGCTAGAACATTGCATACAACTGATGGATCTGCGCTTACATCTACTTTAGAAAAATCCAATGCATGTGCCAAATTTATCATTCCCAAAAGGGTAATCATTCCTGTTATAATAAATTGCTTTTTCATATATCTCCTCGCTTGATTTCGGCAGGGATTGTTTTATTAATAGGCACACGGTTCCAATTACTTGGTTGCTTTGGCTTTGGTGCTAATACACAAGCTGATAAAAGGTTTGTAATCAGAATTATAAGAATGATAGATTTCATTTTAATATGACTCTTTTTACTGTTGTATCCATTCTGATATTTATTATCATTATTATAATTTTGACACTAAAGTAAAGTGTATAGTTTGCGATAATTGATCTTTTCTTAATTTCATTTTTAAATTTATGAAAATAGCCCAATTTCAGTGCGAATATTTTTTACTGTAGGATTGGATATCCTCGTTATTTTGTCATATGGATATTAGGGGCGTCTGTTAGGGGAAGCATTGCTTTTTATATCATCTAGTTTCTATGTCTCCATAGATGTCCAAATGTAATTCCTTTTGCGAGAGAATTGGCAACACTTGATAGTTTGAGTAAAAGCGTGATGGATATAATGGACAAGATGAGAGCACCCCCAAACATGGCGCTTATATTCTGGTCGTAATCGAGTCTCATATCGCTCAAATAGTTTGCAAAGATATTCATCATCAGATTAAATACAGTCGCTAAGAGTAGAAAGAGGATTGTATAATTGATGATTTGGATTATCCATTGCTCGAAAAGGCGATGAGTTGGTTGCCAGAGCAAAGCAATGATGAAGAGAGGTCCCCATCCTACGAGAAGTGTAATAGCGATTTTTGTCAGGAGCACGAGACCACCACCGATTGCTACTACGAGGCTTGTTGCTAGCAAGATGATGATGCCTAAGAGACTGTAAAGCAGTCCATTGGCTTCGAAGAAGACGGTTTCTTGGAAAAGACGTCCTGCATATTGAAATCCTTTGGTTGCTGCTGTGTCCAGTAGATTCATTAATTGTGTATCATTGAGTGGATCTGTTATGAGCGCTTTTGATAACTCATAGGGCATTTGTGTTATCAAATTGGCAATTTCACTTTGATACAGTCCTGCGGTAAGAGCTATTGAGGTAATAATACTTATCCGTAGGAACCGATTTACAAATCCGGAGAGAGGCATATCTATAGCGCCCCGAATGATGAGCCATCCATAGATGATGAAAGCGATTGTGATACCGATTGATACAAAGGGTGTGATTGTGGCTATTGTTTTTGAGGAAATATCTGTGACATATGTTTTTGTTATCTGATCAATTTTATTGAAAAGTTGCGTGAACACTGTAAAGTCCATGGAATTCCTCTTTAACGAATTTTCAATTTTTTATCACCTTGAAACATAGATACATGCTAAACGCTTCATTTTCATTTATACATTACCTAAGTATTTTCACTACGTTATCGTGGCTTTGAGAAAACCCTTCTGCCCCTCTGAATTGTTCAGATAGTACTGAACCTTCTACATTGGCTTTTGTTTTTATCGTATGATAGGCATCCCTTTTTTTTCATGGTTAAAAATTTTCATATCAAGTTCGCGTCTTTTCCTTTTGATAAGTGATTGCTC from Bartonella taylorii encodes:
- a CDS encoding type IV secretion system protein; translation: MKKRFIITGMITLLGMINLTLTSNFSWGSGTQGSAVQIPFSKAEYLEIINLLKQQIIATENQIENTKKIHQSIIGNDTSTPMARESFHYFLEFLPSVYPKAQTNYQVMSGVGEFKKFFRDIILEEKRYSFQNLPYHRMREIINTRLKYSGIVDKAVSFQTFQDAENRFKQIDDFLDKINKTKDLKEVFELQTRIKTMSSMIQNEYTKLQMVRNLSEDEENLIEIQKRKLYGKTVASHHKGIPKIRSNQ
- a CDS encoding type IV secretion system protein, with translation MDFTVFTQLFNKIDQITKTYVTDISSKTIATITPFVSIGITIAFIIYGWLIIRGAIDMPLSGFVNRFLRISIITSIALTAGLYQSEIANLITQMPYELSKALITDPLNDTQLMNLLDTAATKGFQYAGRLFQETVFFEANGLLYSLLGIIILLATSLVVAIGGGLVLLTKIAITLLVGWGPLFIIALLWQPTHRLFEQWIIQIINYTILFLLLATVFNLMMHIFVNYLRDMRLDYDQNISAMFGGALILSIISITLLLKLSSVANSLAKGITFGHLWRHRN
- a CDS encoding virB8 family protein; the encoded protein is MKTKQAKPVKAEQLSSYYEESRGLERDLINEFIRSRRTAWRVASTLGLFGLFGMICGVVGFSQPAPTPLVLRVDNTTGAVDVISVMREHETSYGEVVDRYWLNQYVLNRETYDYDTIQLNYDTTALLSAASVQQEYYKIYDGENARDKVLSNKARITVKVRSIQPNGLGQATVRFTTQQLDSNGATTGPKQHQIATISYTYIGAPMKSSDRLLNPLGFQVTSYRSDPEILLND
- the virB10 gene encoding type IV secretion system protein VirB10; this translates as MFDNKKGDEISKSATLDYTEPKHIEGAYGSSELGSEPRPTIPGARALLMVGIIVIVAVPIALTWKALKMRNSIEVEEEKPQQTVQQIIPSYTPKVIEEPKVVEEVEKVTETEDSIQELPPAWAKLLQTTIPPHLIKDSEELARKRMFSSGLNNGGSSESSTERSKGNASANDRSNGILFDQLQPVRLGQSRAVQLHNRDLLITQGTQIDCVLETKIITSQPGMTTCHLTRDIYSTSGRVVLLDRGSKVVGFYQSGLQQGQTRVFVQWSRIETPSGVIVNLDSPGTGPLGEAGIGGWIDRHFWERFGGAIMVSIIGDLGDWVKDKIGRGSKDKEKTQSQGIQNAESVVTDVIQNSINITPTLYKNQGERISIFVARDLDFSDVYSLVTR
- the virB9 gene encoding P-type conjugative transfer protein VirB9; this encodes MKKLTFFVLLSSFSSFYTVPVQALKSPSNSQYDHRIRYITYNEADVVQIETVLGVATHIILEEGEHYITHAFGDSEAYAFAHKGRHIFIKPKAELANTNLIVVTDKRSYKFRLQFRNDRAGSTYELAFHYPDTNTQKLHENSQRLAIERGFHQSVKGYNLSYTMSGNQDIAPINAWDNGRITYFKFPANMDMPSIYVVDAEGNESLIPRTVVGNSNDIIAVHKVNPKWLIRLGKRALAVFNEAYDPNGIPNTTGTISSVVHRINKEGGK
- the virB11 gene encoding P-type DNA transfer ATPase VirB11, yielding MMSTASLHANQIQKDQAVAQLLQPLDHFLEDPKITELSICRPCEVWIKSFEGWQVHSVPELTATFLQTLITAIIVYNGMAPRSVNYVRLPGGQRGTIVQTPAVIDGTLSFMIRKHSLTVKTLEEFNEEGAFNDFADVSFNKPTEKEANNLLSQQDFTRLEPFEVQLLRLKRDRKVLEFLKECVLHKRNIIIAGKTGSGKTTFARSLIEKVPVEERIITIEDVHELFLPNHPNHVHMLYGNGAGRVSAEECLDACLRQSPDRIFLAELRGNEAWEYLNSLNTGHPGSITTTHANNALQTFERCATLIKRSEVGRQLELEMIKVVLYTTVDVVLFFKDRKLSEVFYDPIFSKSKIV
- a CDS encoding type IV secretion system protein, which codes for MDFTVFTQLFNKIDQITKTYVTDISSKTIATITPFVSIGITIAFIIYGWLIIRGAIDMPLSGFVNRFLRISIITSIALTAGLYQSEIANLITQMPYELSKALITDPLNDTQLMNLLDTAATKGFQYAGRLFQETVFFEANGLLYSLLGIIILLATSLVVAIGGGLVLLTKIAITLLVGWGPLFIIALLWQPTHRLFEQWIIQIINYTILFLLLATVFNLMMNIFANYLSDMRLDYDQNISAMFGGALILSIISITLLLKLSSVANSLAKGITFGHLWRHRN
- a CDS encoding TrwH protein — protein: MKSIILIILITNLLSACVLAPKPKQPSNWNRVPINKTIPAEIKRGDI
- a CDS encoding type IV secretion system protein, with translation MDFTVFTQLFNKIDQITKTYVTDISSKTIATITPFVSIGITIAFIIYGWLIIRGAIDMPLSGFVNRFLRISIITSIALTAGLYQSEIANLITQMPYELSKALITDPLNDTQLMNLLDTAATKGFQYAGRLFQETVFFEANGLLYSLLGIIILLATSLVVAIGGGLVLLTKIAITLLVGWGPLFIIALLWQPTHRLFEQWIIQIINYTILFLLLATVFNLMMHIFVNYLRDMRLDYDQNISAMFGGALILSIISITLLLKLSSVANSLAKGITFGHLWRHRN
- a CDS encoding TrwH protein — protein: MKSIILIILITNLLSACVLAPKPKQPSNWNRVPINKTIPAEIKRGDI
- a CDS encoding type IV secretion system protein, which encodes MKKQFIITGMITLLGMINLAHALDFSKVDVSADPSVVCNVLAVSSAEFEKRTTGKDSTGILEKCSKLQSSAPPPQPAPPPQPASPPQPASPPQPASPPPPAPSAEYLEIINLLKKGEIIELLKKQLALKKEQLSQTEKTYQAITNSQKTAPKKIDFSSFFFKEPESLYKSDKLSRESYQKVLEDENKISEPFDKMGKLLFDRLEFFSLLYKAMTLKTFEKIENRFKYLKNIFNELQTKENLKDIADLQAHIDASLAMIQNESITIQMITHLRKAEQSLIKRKRRELDMKIFNHEKKGMPIIR